The proteins below come from a single Aegilops tauschii subsp. strangulata cultivar AL8/78 chromosome 6, Aet v6.0, whole genome shotgun sequence genomic window:
- the LOC109763428 gene encoding F-box protein At5g03970 isoform X2: MSRDEMSRRRPRSPPPVPPLDDDNLLSEILLRLPPDPSSLPRASLVSKRWLGLISDPGFSARFRLHHRGNPPLLGFFDPFYFLPTMDPPNRVPNGRFSLCPDGEDWGGIFMPMGSRHGLLLIFHLSRKLLLVSDPFNVDQHRLAVPPGFDLEKAPVSGAVFRAAGDIRHFQVVLVTTETDEQQHTRVIARVYSSETGGWGDCISTPLPSKLPTKSRVDFTIGVLVGHCLYWLLNDRSATSDILDGILEFDLERQILAVKPVPVDIPKKNMCQFQVMRAEGGGLGILFLSNFSAQLWKMETDSDGVASWVLGRTVELDKLLSLNTEEGESLVIQGFAEYNNVVFLRTHTNLFTIQLESLQFKKIFRPNIMTRYHPFESVYAAVDGFLFIYSP, encoded by the exons ATGAGCCGTGACGAGatgagccgccgccgcccacgctcgccgccgccggtgccGCCGCTGGACGACGACAACCTTCTCTCCGAgatcctcctccgcctcccgccggaTCCGTCCTCCCTCCCTCGCGCCTCCCTCGTCTCCAAGCGCTGGCTCGGCCTCATCTCCGACCCCGGCTTCTCCGCCCGCTTCCGCCTCCACCACCGCGGCAACCCTCCTCTCCTCGGTTTCTTCGACCCCTTCTACTTCCTACCTACAATGGATCCCCCCAATCGTGTCCCGAATGGCCGCTTCTCCTTGTGCCCAGACGGCGAAGATTGGGGCGGCATCTTCATGCCCATGGGATCCCGCCATGGCCTCCTACTCATCTTCCACCTTTCGCGGAAGCTGCTCCTGGTGTCGGACCCCTTCAACGTCGACCAGCACCGCCTTGCCGTTCCCCCGGGGTTCGATTTGGAGAAGGCCCCGGTCAGCGGGGCGGTGTTTCGTGCCGCCGGAGACATCCGACACTTCCAGGTGGTGTTGGTAACCACAGAGACAGACGAGCAACAGCATACACGGGTCATCGCCCGTGTTTACTCGTCGGAGACTGGAGGATGGGGCGATTGCATCTCAACACCACTTCCATCCAAACTTCCCACCAAGAGTCGTGTGGACTTTACTATCGGTGTGCTAGTTGGGCATTGCCTTTATTGGTTGCTCAATGACAGGTCGGCAACCTCTGACATTTTGGATGGCATCCTTGAGTTTGATTTGGAGAGGCAGATCCTAGCTGTGAAGCCGGTGCCAGTGGATATTCCCAAGAAAAACATGTGCCAATTCCAGGTTATGCGGGCAGAGGGTGGCGGCCTTGGCATTCTCTTTCTGTCAAATTTCAGTGCCCAGTTATGGAAGATGGAGACTGATTCTGATGGCGTTGCTTCATGGGTTCTGGGAAGAACCGTTGAACTGGACAAGCTACTTTCCCTGAATACAGAAGAGGGAGAGTCCCTAGTTATACAAGGGTTTGCTGAATACAATAATGTGGTGTTCCTACGGACACACACCAAcctcttcacgatccagctcgaGTCACTGCAGTTCAAGAAAATTTTCAGACCCAACATCATGACTCGCTATCATCCGTTCGAAAGTGTCTATGCTGCAG TTGATGGGTTTTTGTTTATCTACTCGCCATGA
- the LOC109763428 gene encoding F-box protein At5g03970 isoform X1, translated as MSRDEMSRRRPRSPPPVPPLDDDNLLSEILLRLPPDPSSLPRASLVSKRWLGLISDPGFSARFRLHHRGNPPLLGFFDPFYFLPTMDPPNRVPNGRFSLCPDGEDWGGIFMPMGSRHGLLLIFHLSRKLLLVSDPFNVDQHRLAVPPGFDLEKAPVSGAVFRAAGDIRHFQVVLVTTETDEQQHTRVIARVYSSETGGWGDCISTPLPSKLPTKSRVDFTIGVLVGHCLYWLLNDRSATSDILDGILEFDLERQILAVKPVPVDIPKKNMCQFQVMRAEGGGLGILFLSNFSAQLWKMETDSDGVASWVLGRTVELDKLLSLNTEEGESLVIQGFAEYNNVVFLRTHTNLFTIQLESLQFKKIFRPNIMTRYHPFESVYAAGTGIGGGHDGAELLRNT; from the exons ATGAGCCGTGACGAGatgagccgccgccgcccacgctcgccgccgccggtgccGCCGCTGGACGACGACAACCTTCTCTCCGAgatcctcctccgcctcccgccggaTCCGTCCTCCCTCCCTCGCGCCTCCCTCGTCTCCAAGCGCTGGCTCGGCCTCATCTCCGACCCCGGCTTCTCCGCCCGCTTCCGCCTCCACCACCGCGGCAACCCTCCTCTCCTCGGTTTCTTCGACCCCTTCTACTTCCTACCTACAATGGATCCCCCCAATCGTGTCCCGAATGGCCGCTTCTCCTTGTGCCCAGACGGCGAAGATTGGGGCGGCATCTTCATGCCCATGGGATCCCGCCATGGCCTCCTACTCATCTTCCACCTTTCGCGGAAGCTGCTCCTGGTGTCGGACCCCTTCAACGTCGACCAGCACCGCCTTGCCGTTCCCCCGGGGTTCGATTTGGAGAAGGCCCCGGTCAGCGGGGCGGTGTTTCGTGCCGCCGGAGACATCCGACACTTCCAGGTGGTGTTGGTAACCACAGAGACAGACGAGCAACAGCATACACGGGTCATCGCCCGTGTTTACTCGTCGGAGACTGGAGGATGGGGCGATTGCATCTCAACACCACTTCCATCCAAACTTCCCACCAAGAGTCGTGTGGACTTTACTATCGGTGTGCTAGTTGGGCATTGCCTTTATTGGTTGCTCAATGACAGGTCGGCAACCTCTGACATTTTGGATGGCATCCTTGAGTTTGATTTGGAGAGGCAGATCCTAGCTGTGAAGCCGGTGCCAGTGGATATTCCCAAGAAAAACATGTGCCAATTCCAGGTTATGCGGGCAGAGGGTGGCGGCCTTGGCATTCTCTTTCTGTCAAATTTCAGTGCCCAGTTATGGAAGATGGAGACTGATTCTGATGGCGTTGCTTCATGGGTTCTGGGAAGAACCGTTGAACTGGACAAGCTACTTTCCCTGAATACAGAAGAGGGAGAGTCCCTAGTTATACAAGGGTTTGCTGAATACAATAATGTGGTGTTCCTACGGACACACACCAAcctcttcacgatccagctcgaGTCACTGCAGTTCAAGAAAATTTTCAGACCCAACATCATGACTCGCTATCATCCGTTCGAAAGTGTCTATGCTGCAG GCACGGGCATTGGTGGTGGACATGATGGAGCTGAACTTTTGCGCAATACATAA